In Hippoglossus stenolepis isolate QCI-W04-F060 chromosome 20, HSTE1.2, whole genome shotgun sequence, the following are encoded in one genomic region:
- the vgll2a gene encoding transcription cofactor vestigial-like protein 2a isoform X1, which translates to MSCLDVMYQVFGPQPYFSSYSPYHHQKLALYSKMQDPQDSSSRLGPLGPPAIKEEDKELPPGAEYLSSRCVLFTYFQGDISSVVDEHFSRALSQTTAYPASSSHKTVRDSFPMSQRSFPPSFWNSSYQPSVSSTLSGALSAPHTELSFPGDPYATASLHSHLHQPSPEAWHPSHHHHHHHHPYSLGGAIGTQGSAYPRPGVHEMYGAAFDPRYGSLLVPSVRPHHRLTPGSSVSGPNASPCDLGGKGESGTGSTWSGAFTGAGAEIGLNMDTALCYGGLCGSGAALLS; encoded by the exons ATGAGCTGCTTGGATGTGATGTACCAAGTGTTTGGACCTCAGCCTTATTTCAGCTCCTACAGCCCCTATCACCACCAG aagCTGGCCTTGTATTCCAAAATGCAAGACCCCCAGGACAGCAGCAGCCGGCTCGGCCCCCTGGGGCCCCCGGCGATcaaggaggaggacaaggagctGCCGCCGGGAGCCGAGTACCTGAGCTCCCGCTGCGTCCTCTTCACGTACTTCCAGGGCGACATCAGCTCGGTGGTGGACGAGCACTTCAGCCGAGCGCTCAGCCAGACGACCGCTTACCCTGCCTCCAGCAGCCACAAGACCgtaagag ATTCGTTCCCGATGAGCCAGCGAAGTTTCCCTCCGTCGTTCTGGAACAGCTCGTACCAGCCGTCCGTCTCGTCCACGCTGAGCGGCGCCCTCTCCGCTCCCCACACAGAGCTCTCCTTCCCCGGGGACCCGTACGCCACCGCCTCCCTGCACAGCCACCTCCACCAGCCCAGCCCCGAAGCCTGGCACCcgtcccaccaccaccatcaccaccaccatccgTACTCGCTAGGGGGCGCTATAGGCACCCAGGGCTCGGCGTACCCACGTCCGGGCGTTCACGAGATGTACGGCGCGGCGTTCGACCCGCGGTACGGCTCGCTGCTGGTGCCGTCAGTGAGGCCTCACCACCGGCTGACGCCCGGCAGCTCGGTGTCAGGGCCCAACGCCTCGCCCTGTGACCTCGGGGGGAAGGGCGAGTCGGGGACGGGGTCGACCTGGAGCGGCGCCTTCACCGGAGCCGGAGCAGAAATTGGACTCAACATGGACACAG CTCTGTGTTACGGCGGACTGTGCGGCAGCGGCGCAGCCCTGCTGAGCTGA
- the vgll2a gene encoding transcription cofactor vestigial-like protein 2a isoform X3: protein MSCLDVMYQVFGPQPYFSSYSPYHHQKLALYSKMQDPQDSSSRLGPLGPPAIKEEDKELPPGAEYLSSRCVLFTYFQGDISSVVDEHFSRALSQTTAYPASSSHKTVRDSFPMSQRSFPPSFWNSSYQPSVSSTLSGALSAPHTELSFPGDPYATASLHSHLHQPSPEAWHPSHHHHHHHHPYSLGGAIGTQGSAYPRPGVHEMYGAAFDPRYGSLLVPSVRPHHRLTPGSSVSGPNASPCDLGGKGESGTGSTWSGAFTGAGAEIGLNMDTGLQGQDKSKDLYWF, encoded by the exons ATGAGCTGCTTGGATGTGATGTACCAAGTGTTTGGACCTCAGCCTTATTTCAGCTCCTACAGCCCCTATCACCACCAG aagCTGGCCTTGTATTCCAAAATGCAAGACCCCCAGGACAGCAGCAGCCGGCTCGGCCCCCTGGGGCCCCCGGCGATcaaggaggaggacaaggagctGCCGCCGGGAGCCGAGTACCTGAGCTCCCGCTGCGTCCTCTTCACGTACTTCCAGGGCGACATCAGCTCGGTGGTGGACGAGCACTTCAGCCGAGCGCTCAGCCAGACGACCGCTTACCCTGCCTCCAGCAGCCACAAGACCgtaagag ATTCGTTCCCGATGAGCCAGCGAAGTTTCCCTCCGTCGTTCTGGAACAGCTCGTACCAGCCGTCCGTCTCGTCCACGCTGAGCGGCGCCCTCTCCGCTCCCCACACAGAGCTCTCCTTCCCCGGGGACCCGTACGCCACCGCCTCCCTGCACAGCCACCTCCACCAGCCCAGCCCCGAAGCCTGGCACCcgtcccaccaccaccatcaccaccaccatccgTACTCGCTAGGGGGCGCTATAGGCACCCAGGGCTCGGCGTACCCACGTCCGGGCGTTCACGAGATGTACGGCGCGGCGTTCGACCCGCGGTACGGCTCGCTGCTGGTGCCGTCAGTGAGGCCTCACCACCGGCTGACGCCCGGCAGCTCGGTGTCAGGGCCCAACGCCTCGCCCTGTGACCTCGGGGGGAAGGGCGAGTCGGGGACGGGGTCGACCTGGAGCGGCGCCTTCACCGGAGCCGGAGCAGAAATTGGACTCAACATGGACACAG gTCTACAGGGGCAGGATAAGAGCAAGGATTTGTATTGGTTTTAG
- the vgll2a gene encoding transcription cofactor vestigial-like protein 2a isoform X2, which yields MSCLDVMYQVFGPQPYFSSYSPYHHQLALYSKMQDPQDSSSRLGPLGPPAIKEEDKELPPGAEYLSSRCVLFTYFQGDISSVVDEHFSRALSQTTAYPASSSHKTVRDSFPMSQRSFPPSFWNSSYQPSVSSTLSGALSAPHTELSFPGDPYATASLHSHLHQPSPEAWHPSHHHHHHHHPYSLGGAIGTQGSAYPRPGVHEMYGAAFDPRYGSLLVPSVRPHHRLTPGSSVSGPNASPCDLGGKGESGTGSTWSGAFTGAGAEIGLNMDTALCYGGLCGSGAALLS from the exons ATGAGCTGCTTGGATGTGATGTACCAAGTGTTTGGACCTCAGCCTTATTTCAGCTCCTACAGCCCCTATCACCACCAG CTGGCCTTGTATTCCAAAATGCAAGACCCCCAGGACAGCAGCAGCCGGCTCGGCCCCCTGGGGCCCCCGGCGATcaaggaggaggacaaggagctGCCGCCGGGAGCCGAGTACCTGAGCTCCCGCTGCGTCCTCTTCACGTACTTCCAGGGCGACATCAGCTCGGTGGTGGACGAGCACTTCAGCCGAGCGCTCAGCCAGACGACCGCTTACCCTGCCTCCAGCAGCCACAAGACCgtaagag ATTCGTTCCCGATGAGCCAGCGAAGTTTCCCTCCGTCGTTCTGGAACAGCTCGTACCAGCCGTCCGTCTCGTCCACGCTGAGCGGCGCCCTCTCCGCTCCCCACACAGAGCTCTCCTTCCCCGGGGACCCGTACGCCACCGCCTCCCTGCACAGCCACCTCCACCAGCCCAGCCCCGAAGCCTGGCACCcgtcccaccaccaccatcaccaccaccatccgTACTCGCTAGGGGGCGCTATAGGCACCCAGGGCTCGGCGTACCCACGTCCGGGCGTTCACGAGATGTACGGCGCGGCGTTCGACCCGCGGTACGGCTCGCTGCTGGTGCCGTCAGTGAGGCCTCACCACCGGCTGACGCCCGGCAGCTCGGTGTCAGGGCCCAACGCCTCGCCCTGTGACCTCGGGGGGAAGGGCGAGTCGGGGACGGGGTCGACCTGGAGCGGCGCCTTCACCGGAGCCGGAGCAGAAATTGGACTCAACATGGACACAG CTCTGTGTTACGGCGGACTGTGCGGCAGCGGCGCAGCCCTGCTGAGCTGA